CGTCGCGCCGGCTCACGCTGCCCGCGCCGGCGAGCGCCAGCGCCTGGGCGTAGAGATCGGCGATGGGGCCGCTGGCAATGAGCACGGCGCCATTGAGCGCGCCGAGCCGCCGGGTAGCCCCGGCCAGTTCGAGGCCGATCAGCAGGCCGGACAGCCGGGCCAGCGTGGCGTCGGGCTTCGCGCCCGCCAGCAGCCAGCGGGCGCGCAGCTCGAACCACAGATTGGTCGCCGTCTCCGGCGCGGCGAAGGCCGCTTCCACGCCCTCACCAAAGGCCGCGCCCGGCGCCACCGCGCCCGCCCCATCCACGGCGTGGGTGATGACGGAGCCGGTGCGCAGCAGCTGGAACAGCTCGCCGGTCATGAAGGTGGCGAAGCTTGTCAGCACGCCGTCCTTCAGCGCCACCCATTTGGAATGGGTGCCCGGTAGGCAGGCGAGGCCGCTGAAGCCTTCCACCGCCAAGGCAAGGCATTGCGTTTCCTCGCCCCGCATCACGTCGGGATGGGCGGTGTCGCGCTGGGCGACCCCCGGCAGGATGCGGATGAGGCGTCGGCGCGAGGGGACATGAATGGCGCGCGCCGCCAGCCCATCCAGAGGCGCGGGCGTGTCGATATAGGCGGCCTCGATCCAGCCGGTGCGCGAGCCGACCATGCCGCACATCATCACCGGCACGCCGTCGGGAATGCCGAGGGCGGCGAGATGGTCTTCCAGCACCGCCTCGAAGCCTTCCGTCGTCGTGACGGTAAGCCCCTGCGCGCTGCGCCGTTCGCCGAGCACGCGGCCCGCGTGGTCGAGCGCCCACAGGCGAAAGCTCGACGTGCCCCAGTCGACGACGACATGCGAGACCGCCATCAGACGCCTCCCAGCCGCACGCGCGGCTCCGGCCGGCCGCGGGCGCCGACATCGAGCAGGAAGGTCTGGCCATGGCCGGGATCGGCGGCGCGCAGCGCCGCGCCCATATTCTCCCAGGCGGAGGTGACAAGGAGACGGTCAAAAGCCGCGCCGACAAAGACCGGGCAGCTCGGCTGGCGGGCGGGGACGGTGACGCGGCGCACCAGCGCCCCGGCCGGGGAATAGACGTTGACGGCCCCGCCGCCCCAGATGGCGCACCAGATCAGCCCTTCGGCATCGGTGACGGCGCCGTCGAGCCCGCCCGGGCCAGCATGGCGGAGCAGCGTGGTCGGGGCCTCGGTCGGCAGACCGTTCGCGGGGTCGAGCGCCACGCGGTAGAGCCGATTCTCGGCCGTGTCGGCGAAATAGCCGGTGGTCCCGTCCGGGCTGAAGCAGATGGCGTTGGGGATGGTGAGGCCGGTGAACAGAGGTGTGATAGCACCATCGTGAAAGGCGTAGACGCTGCCCGCGCCCTTTTCGGCCCGGCGACCCATCGTGCTGGTCCACAAGGTGCCGCACGGATGCACGCGCGCATCATTGGAGCGAGTGCCCGCGTCGTCCGCCTCGATGGCGACGAGCCGCTCCAGATGGCCGGTGGCGATGTCGCGCAGGTGCAAACCGTCTTCCGCGACAAGGAGTTGGCGCTGATCATCCACCATGGCCAGCGCGCTCGCCATCACCGGCAGCGCGTGGACGGCGATGCGGTGGGTGGATAGCGGCGCCTCGTGCAGGGTGCGGCCGAGAATGTCGAACCACCAGGCGGTGT
Above is a window of Ancylobacter sp. WKF20 DNA encoding:
- a CDS encoding 2-dehydro-3-deoxygalactonokinase, whose protein sequence is MAVSHVVVDWGTSSFRLWALDHAGRVLGERRSAQGLTVTTTEGFEAVLEDHLAALGIPDGVPVMMCGMVGSRTGWIEAAYIDTPAPLDGLAARAIHVPSRRRLIRILPGVAQRDTAHPDVMRGEETQCLALAVEGFSGLACLPGTHSKWVALKDGVLTSFATFMTGELFQLLRTGSVITHAVDGAGAVAPGAAFGEGVEAAFAAPETATNLWFELRARWLLAGAKPDATLARLSGLLIGLELAGATRRLGALNGAVLIASGPIADLYAQALALAGAGSVSRRDAEACVREGLHAAALNAFHPEGATS
- a CDS encoding SMP-30/gluconolactonase/LRE family protein yields the protein MTTIEAVAPTTRSAETVPVRILDAARCHLGEGAAYDAASDTAWWFDILGRTLHEAPLSTHRIAVHALPVMASALAMVDDQRQLLVAEDGLHLRDIATGHLERLVAIEADDAGTRSNDARVHPCGTLWTSTMGRRAEKGAGSVYAFHDGAITPLFTGLTIPNAICFSPDGTTGYFADTAENRLYRVALDPANGLPTEAPTTLLRHAGPGGLDGAVTDAEGLIWCAIWGGGAVNVYSPAGALVRRVTVPARQPSCPVFVGAAFDRLLVTSAWENMGAALRAADPGHGQTFLLDVGARGRPEPRVRLGGV